From the genome of Plectropomus leopardus isolate mb chromosome 4, YSFRI_Pleo_2.0, whole genome shotgun sequence:
atgaaacacataaacatacatacgTTAAAGTGGCAGCAATGGATCAGAGTTAAAACATACCTTCACTGGACACTCCCTCGCTAACTGAAGACTGGTCTTGCTGCATTTCCAAACACAAAGAGTAAACATCAGATCATCCTATATCACttctaatattttcattttaaaagaacaCTCCTTATAAAAAGGCATTCGTTCTCTTACCATATCACACGATAACCACTTGTCAACATCATTCTGCTGAGAGTTTTTCGTTGTAGGCATCTGAGAGGAAAATCAGCGTGTTTTAGCTCTATCTGCACAATTAACACTATACCCAGTGCTTTTATTTCAGAGGAAACTATTTTGTTCAAATTAATTTCAGTGTCACAGTGGTATACATACCCCTCCTGTGACCTGCAACCTGGTATCCAGAGCTCCAGCAAGGCCCTCTACAGCTCCAGGGTCCTCGTACCTGACACTAGAGACAGGATGTATCATGATGCTGTGATGCAATGTAGATAATCAGTCGCACTTTTCTTAAAACAGAATGGAAAATCGAAAAACTATTTGCTCCTTCTCCAAAGTGTCTAGTCACATTATGAAAGCAGTTTCTCATTCTTTTGTACAAATGCTTTCACGCATCGATGAAATGACTGTGTACATTATTTTCTGCTATTTATCACGTTGATCAAAATCTATTCTACTGCTTCTGTGTTGAACAGTTTCACCTCCCAAAAGGCATTTATTCATTACATAAATCATTATATGCACAACGGCAAACCAGTTTTTTGTCAAGCATACATTCAATACATactattagatttttttttgtaaatgtgtccTGAATGGCACAGCATTGTCTGTCTTTTACTTCTTGTTGGGAAAAGAGCATTTTGTTTGTGatgcagttaaaaaatgttttaaaaaggaataGAAAATTGCAAATCTGTGTTCCTTTTGTGGCATCATGTACTGTGAGCACAAAATTTAATTGTAGATCATTTCATGAGAGGCTTAGTGGCAAAAGTATGGCTTCAGGCTTATAACTCAGATTGTAATTTAACCAAAGTaaactcaaacatttttaattcagttataGCCCGCATTAATATTTAAACGTAGTTACAGATCGCAGATATCTGGAAGGTAGATCCAGTTAAGACTTCCACAGGTGATGAGGCACTTTCATCACTCACAGTCACGGCTGCACACAACACATGCAGTGAGAACACCTGTCGCGATGCGGTGCGAGTCTCTCTGTTAGCACCACTCACCTTTTCCTCTGCTCAGCCAGGGAGCTGCCTCTCGTCTGGGCAAACATGTCaaactcttcctcctcttctgcaACACAGACGGTTAACTCATGAACTCACAACTGAATACAAAACAATGTCCTTCAGCTTGGTATCGAAATTCCTGCAGCAATATATCGCTGCTGTCGGGCGCAAACCTTCTGTctccaaaattgctattttttgggggaattagaaaaaaaatgctgttttttaaaggatcCAGTGGAGATGGGAGGTTTAGtaacaagcttttttaaatacattactGGTTTAGAAATGGTAAAATCCACTGATAGATGTAGAGGGGGACCAATAGaattattttaggaaaaaaaaataaaatagtgaaatgtggaGATAAGAGGTTTGCGCCCGACAACCACAATATATTTGTGATATAAAAACCATTAATGCtaatacaatacatttttctgtttttataccaaaatgttatttgtcatttataaaATAGCATGATTATTTGTGAATTCTGAATTTACACCTATAGTAACTTTCACAAACATCATATGCTCCTTTATATTTGATTTCCTCCCGTTTCCTAAGTTGACATAATAGCCATGGCGATGTTATTGTGCTAGTCCCTCCTCATGTGATGCCAGCCACAACATCCTGTTTTctaccaaaaaaacaccaaattgcAAAAGCATGACTTTGCCGTCAGTCATAAGTTTCAGTCATATGTATGGATTTGGTGCTACAAAAGAATGCATACATGGAGCAAAAGATACACAAAGTTTACTTACTGCGGTTGGCTGATTGTTGCTGATTGGCTTGAGTGCTGACTGCTGGTTGGCTGGTTGTTGTGATGACGGCAGGTGGTTGAGCGTTGAAGACTCGGGGCTGAGGTCAATGAGGCTCGGGCTCGTGGTAGAGCTCTGAGGGCACAACACAGTGAGTTAGGGCGGTGCCAAATAGTTTAAAGATTCATTTATAATGTTGACATTTGATTCTTAAATCAACTTTCAAATTGCTGTGCACCTTTTTTCCAagttctttctttctgtttaaatTCAGTTCTTCTGCATAGttgtaaataaagattttaatattattagCATTTTCCTATTTGTAAAATTAGATTCCAGTGGTGGCTGCAAACCATGGTTTCCAACTTGTAtgatcaaaaatattttcaataactCCAGAGTGTTGAAacgtccaaaagtcaaaattcattgaaaaaatgatacatttaatcatttcaaaagttctcaacatgtttttatctcctgaaatattctgcttcaatCCATATTTGTTGACGCCGTTAGCCATTTGCTCTCCGCTTGCTGCACACAAAGGGAGGCATGCACCTAGTATATTAAAACCAGAAAtcacatatatttattaaaaagttaacaTGATGAAACAGGACTTACTCACTTCATAATAATATATCACTTTATTGAGTTGTTtacaaggatttttttgttttttgagtgaTGATGTCATATGACAGCAGGCTGGCAAAGTTTAGTCCAAAAACCTCAATAGAAGATTTGAgggtaaaaaaatgacactggtGCAGCTTTACAGTGGTTTAGAtttcaagtacatttttataGCAAAAATGAGGAGGAGCAATTCATTTTCTTACCTGTTGAGTATTTGGAATTTGTGCCTTGTTCAGTCTGTCAAACCTAAAACACAGTTAAAGTAGAAAAAGTATGAAATTAGCCATAAAAAAGATACATACAGCACCcttaaaactacatttcctaaaGACATAATCCAGTAGCACACCTCTCATAGCGGATGAAGGCGTTGTTGAGGTCATCGTTGACCACTAGCAGCTCCTCAATAAAGCCTTCATCCATCAGCTGGGGGATGAGCTCCACCACTCGAGTCTGCATGCTCTTACACATCGAGTACAGCTGCTGCTTGGACAGAGCACGAGAGAGACATTAATTCATTATCATCACTAATGCCATGGAGTCACAGAAATGCAGCGCAGTTGTACGAGCAACTTCAGCAAATTAGACCAAAGAGGAAAAGGGTTATAAAGTGAAGTAAAACAAATTGTAAATCAGTATTTCTCCATGTTCTACAAATACTTTCCATGTAAGATAAATGAACGTAAGACACACCACGGCGTGCTTTTAAATCTGATCAACAAAATACAGAGATGTGGAATATGAAGCACGTCTCGCAAAATTTCTCATGCTTTGTAGCAAGTATGATCATAGAAGAATGCAGCACCATTAATACTCTCAATATATATGTCATCTCACAAGTAATTCCTAAATAATGTTGAAATGATGAGGCGAATAGGGGGGAGGACTTTGATGCAGTGTAAACAATGCTGTagaaaattcacacacacacacacacacacacacacacacacacacacacacacacctgtagcAGTTCTGTGTCATCCTGCTGGCTCTGTCCAGGTATTAACTCATTCAGCATTTCTGACATCACAGTGAGATTTCCCTTCACCAGCGCCAGCTCACTGCGCAGCTTTTGTTCCTGGATGAGAAACAATTTTTACAAAGTCAACAATAATACAACATTTATTCTATAGTATTTTTGTGCTAAGATTAGTGCGACAAATTGCTGTTATACTGTATGGAGGCAAATTTGGCAATAGAAAAAGCCTGTAACTCCTCTAATAAAGTTATCTTTTGTTAGGTGTAATTTGACatcatagcaggaaaagcatgTGGATTAACAGTTGTAAAGGTGAGGTAGGCtcaaatctggaaaaaaaacgtacaaaaaaacacaacttgagAGCACACCTTCCTCCGACAGcgctctcctctcttcctctctctcccctcagtCTCTTCTTGCCCAACATTACATGTCCAGCATCTTGCCTTATTTGTCCTCTGATTTCAATTTTATCCTAACTCTACCCCAGTATCTTCTCACTTGTGTTTAATAGGACTGAActgaagttattattattattattattattatgtgccCTGGAAGGCTCAGTACACACCTGATTTTGAATGCAGTTACTAAATTTAAGTCTATGTTTATGGAGTACCTGTTCTGCAGAGAGGGAGGCTGATCCCTCACTGGACTGGACTGGAGGTGAGGTATTCTGAGTGGGAACACTGGAGGGTGCTTGTGGTTGTGACTGCTGCGTGGGAGCAGAGGCAGGGGTCGTCTCAGAGGTCCCGTTTTCTGGAATACTCTGCTCGATGAACAGAGGTTACAGGTCACAGTCACATTTCTTTACATGCGTTTGACTCAGTGAGGTATTTAAACTCTGTAGGCAGTCTCACCCTGTTTGGAGTGTGGATGGGGGACAGAGCATCCAGATCTGTCATGGGGAACTCCAGACCACGTCTCCTCAGGTCATCGTAGACATACACCACCCCCGCTAGAGAGGGATTGCTACGAAACGCATCAGCCCATGACTGTGGATGGGAGGGAGAGCGTATGCTGAAATATAATCAGAATCACTGACTGCAACATAAGTGCTTCATACCGCAGTCTACTGGCCTAATACGAGGAGACAaggaaacaacagaaaaggATTTGTCCTTCACCATTTACAAGCCAGACGTTATCTGATGTTGTTGTTCCTGCTGGTCTCTATGACACAAAACGAAGAAGCACAGGAATGTGTGGAGATATTTAAATCACAAAGAACACTAAAGATAACGTTACTGAACACGTCTGTAGCCATAATATGATCCAACTTTAGTAAACTTTAAAAGCTGCGGGATGTCAACACACCACTGAAATATCTCTCAATTCtggtgagggaaaaaaacacagaaagctaaaaaagaattccaaaaacagcataaaggtCAGTGCAGATTGGAGCTAAAGAGATTGATGAAAAACTGATGTGCGACAGTTTTAATCACCAATTAATTGgttgcatttttaatgttataaattCTTTGGTTTcagacaaatgtaaatatttgttccTGCTTTGGCAGAATATTGGATACCTTTGGGTTTAGAACTGCTAGTCAGGCAAAACCTAAATGTgttggggacatttttttttactattttctgatttttataaACATGGTCAGTGGAATACAAGTAACAGCgttatgcatttaaaaaaagaaatatgagtAACTGTAGTCTGCTAAAGTTTAACATCAGTGATATTCTGAATATAGTTAACGTCTTTAAAAATAGAGTACTTGAAGGGATAACGTTATATGTTTGATTTACTCTAACACCGTGTCTTAACTGAATGTGGTGTGAATGAGCGTCACTTTGATTGCATTATTTTCTATAAGAATGTTTTAACTGGCCGTAAGCAGTGCTCCGCTGCCGTTTTGTGCCTGTCGCCTCTGCAATTATTTAAGAACAGTTGATTCATGAAGTTGAAATTagttaaatatacaaaaaaatcctcttttcaCAACAAAATCCTTTATAAGgtggcagctggctggaggTAGATCAGGGAGCAGAGCGTTTCTGGTAAATGATCATCGCTAATAACAACCTACTTGTTGTTGGCTATATTGTATGTCATTCCCAGtaaacatcacaatataaaCCTGTACATATGTGGAAAGATAGCAAGTATTCGTCCGTCTTTTAAGTGGGCCGCAGGTTAGGTGCCGTACAGCTGCCAAATGACAATGGCAGAGCAGATGCACAGCCAGcacactgctgtgtgttttttggcatgGAAACATAATACTAAGACAAGCACGCTGGGCAAGATGATTTTGGAGTATTCCCAAAAGTATTTTAAGGCATGCATCTATTCATCTGTAGTGGAATATGATTTAAAAGTAACCCTCCCAGTACCAAACAccattaatcaattatttaGGAAAATAACCAGCAGATTAAGCGATAAGGGAAATACTCTCCTCAGGGTTCAAGGTTAATTTACTGTCATTGTCATGTAGTTACACAATGAAACACAGCTTCAGTCCCTTTATGCtcgaaaaaaacaacaaaaacagtagtgcagtttttaaatttgcatcgGGAGGGAAGTGAATGCCCTCTGTGGGAGCATCATGTTACCTGTATGAGGCTGAGCACCCTGTCGTGGAGGGCGGTGGGAGGGTTGTATTTAGGCAGAATGGAGCGGACCAAAACTCCTTCAACAAACTCCTGTGACGCCACCAGGATGTGGAAGCGCTGGCCACAGTTCTTCACACAGGCCTCGAGAACCTGCGTGAAAGAggacaatacaggaaacagagTAAATGGCATTAAATCTATAAAAGTCAAGTTTCTccaaatgaaaacttttttagtttttggggggcttttatgGCCTTTATTTAATCGGACAGCATGAGGGATGACAGGAAATGGGGGTGGGAGAGAgtgaggatgacatgcagcaaagggcggCCGGCTGGACTCGACCCTGGGACTGCTGCCACAAGGACTCATAACCTCCTGGTGTCCCGcaaattaaaacttttactgacattttctcAGTGCGCACACTAAGACTTCAGTGATGATTTAACCTCCTGTGTAAACAAAGAAACTGACACCATTACATCTAGGCCACCAGCCAACCAGGATAAGGGTCATTCTGGCCTTAAAATTACACTCTCGCACCTTTCAATCCCCAGCTCATAAAACAATGAATCAAACTTTCACATACGATCACGATTACTCACAGTGAGCGCCAACATGACCTCTCTGAAGTTCTTGGTTCCAACAATTCTTTTCTTTATAGCTTTGACTGCATCTTTGggcctgagagaaaaaaaaatggatatatatgaatgaaaataagagaaaaaggttcacaaacaaaatgaagcaTTGCCATtgcataaacacacagtttattagaggaacagtgtgtaagatttaggagtATTTcatggcatctagcagtgaggattacagactgcaaccagctgaaacttctccaggtccttcagtgtttattgttcaggtttttaccaggagctgaaatACCCaaagaggtctcttcctctccaaaacaaacggattTAGTGATTTAAGCTGGTAGAAACACTGTCTAACACAGgttcatgttaaaaatgtgtgttttctaatGCTGTTCGTTGCAGAGGGCTGCTAGCTGTAGTCCAAAAAACGAATTGCTtcatctagagccagtgtttggtttgtccatcctgggctactgtagaaatatggcagTGCAACATAGGGACAAATACCCGATcactatgtagatataaacagctcattctaaggtcacaaaaacacaacaattctcatttttaggtgattattcactgaagaaaacatattttgcttatatatccccctaaatcttaaaGGTAGACATTAAAGGTAGTTTTGTTTGAGGCTCACCTctataaagagagaaataaagtcACTCTGAGg
Proteins encoded in this window:
- the LOC121942332 gene encoding LOW QUALITY PROTEIN: target of Myb protein 1-like (The sequence of the model RefSeq protein was modified relative to this genomic sequence to represent the inferred CDS: inserted 1 base in 1 codon), translated to MFSLGETMEFLIGNPFSTPVGQRIERATSGSLQSEDWGLNMEICDIINETDEGPKDAVKAIKKRIVGTKNFREVMLALTVLEACVKNCGQRFHILVASQEFVEGVLVRSILPKYNPPTALHDRVLSLIQSWADAFRSNPSLAGVVYVYDDLRRRGLEFPMTDLDALSPIHTPNRSIPENGTSETTPASAPTQQSQPQAPSSVPTQNTSPPVQSSEGSASLSAEQEQKLRSELALVKGNLTVMSEMLNELIPGQSQQDDTELLQQLYSMCKSMQTRVVELIPQLMDEGFIEELLVVNDDLNNAFIRYERFDRLNKAQIPNTQQSSTTSPSLIDLSPESSTLNXPAVITTTSQPAVSTQANQQQSANRKEEEEFDMFAQTRGSSLAEQRKSVRYEDPGAVEGLAGALDTRLQVTGGMPTTKNSQQNDVDKWLSCDMQDQSSVSEGVSSEDFDKFLEDRAKASDQSSQAVRSVPPSTSRPPPQSTRQQDRSHDQPFFTLSLWTNERRGWM